A segment of the Methanomassiliicoccaceae archaeon DOK genome:
TGGTGCAGTTCATCGTCACCAAGACCATGAGCGGCAGCAAGAGGAACATGACCGCCGCCAAGATGATCAACAGCTTCATCAAGTACGTCGTGGCGATCCTGGCGGTGCTATCGGTGCTGTCGGTCCTGGGCGTGGACACGGCGACACTCGTGGCCAGCGCGGGCATAGTCACCCTGGTCGTGGGTCTCGGCGCGCAGAGCCTCATCGCGGACGTGGTGGCGGGTCTGTTCACCGTCTTCGAGGGGGAGTACGGCGTGGGGGACATCGTGGTCATCGAGGGCTGGAGAGGGGAGATCGAGGAGATCGGTATCCGCTCCACAAGACTCGTCGATGCCGGCGGGAACGTGAAGATCATCAACAACAGCGAGATCGTCTCCGTGGTGAACCAGACCCAGAACTACTCCGTGGTCACGACCATCATCTCGATCGAGTACAGCGAGTCGCTCACGAGGGTCGAGGGAGTCATCGAGGACAACCTCGAGCGCATCAAGGCCGCGATCCCCGAGATCGTCAACGGTCCGTTCTACAAGGGGGTCACCGCCCTGGGGCCGTCCAGTGTGGACCTGATGTTCATGAGCGACTGCGACGAGAACGACTACTTCGTAGTGCAGAGGGCCATGAACAGGGAGCTCAAGCTGCTGTTCGACGAGAACGGCATCAACATCCCGTACCAGCAGGTGGTCGTCCACCAGGCGGCGGAGCAATCCGGCACCCAGGCCCAGGTGGTCGATCGCTCCTC
Coding sequences within it:
- a CDS encoding mechanosensitive ion channel: MQENESRGFPVVKAVVLVLMLVVTLVSWFLADRIYGEGSVFNAAPTGVDSIDSVYQAMPDVIDCIRLLFLMYVFTKVVQFIVTKTMSGSKRNMTAAKMINSFIKYVVAILAVLSVLSVLGVDTATLVASAGIVTLVVGLGAQSLIADVVAGLFTVFEGEYGVGDIVVIEGWRGEIEEIGIRSTRLVDAGGNVKIINNSEIVSVVNQTQNYSVVTTIISIEYSESLTRVEGVIEDNLERIKAAIPEIVNGPFYKGVTALGPSSVDLMFMSDCDENDYFVVQRAMNRELKLLFDENGINIPYQQVVVHQAAEQSGTQAQVVDRSSDGFVAEQSRISKGMEANQI